Genomic DNA from Schistosoma haematobium chromosome 1, whole genome shotgun sequence:
CACACTTGTTACCCACTAAAAGACGGCTGACTGTAGAGTTAGCATAGCAACTGATCTCATGGAGCCAACTTTGGACGTTTGCAAATGTTGACtacaaaagaaataaaaagtatGGAGTGCAGTAAGCAAGGTTGATAAAAAAAgtcaaaaacaaaattatctaATCACTTAGACCAAACTAGCCGATGTAGTTTTTAACTAGTGATTAATTAATGTACCTGATAGGTAAATTAATGAGCTCGATAATCACGGAAAAACTGGATGCTTTTAAGGCTTTATATCTAAAAAAGTGTTGAGATTGTTTTATCTCGCTCACAATGGTGACAATATAGTTGATCTAATTATATTCTCATACCCGTTAATTCCGTCTCTACCTATTACATATGTGTATTCTCATTTTTCGTTAATAAGACAAGGCGATTAAATAGATATTTCTCAAGACTAATAAACagaattaataatttactgataTGCTTTATTGAGAAAAATAACTTCCTTGAAAATCTGAGATTTTTTCGCCTACGTCAGGTAGTAGAAATTAGCGAAGTATATCTTACCCTCGCCAACATTTTATCAATCAAAGAACAAATGGAATACTCATTCTCTTCAACCACGACAGTTATGAATTAAGATTCCATAAACAAATTTTATGAACAAAAAGTAATAACATAGGTTAGCAGCTCAGGCTCTATGTTGATTATGACTGATTGAATTAATGTCTATCAATAGATGAAAGAGAATGACGCCCGAGTAATATCCACCTATAAAACTGAGTTACGGACATAAGCCCTCCATTGAACAAATATTAGAAAGTGAGACTTAATAGGCTTTTTAACTAACGAAATAGCTAATGTACAAAATTATTGgaacaaaaataaacataatccGGTTTTATAAACAAGTAGTGTCCATTTTGTACATCGACCATTGACTAGTGAATCAAGACCTAACCCAGACTTGGTTTTTGCCCCGTCATAAAGCAACACTCCACGGTTCGAAAACAGAATGTCTTGAATAGACTGATATTACGATACAAATCGTACGGAAAACGGGACTAACATTATCGTATGGGTACGCCTGAATAATGAGAGGATACTTTGCTCATAATGGTATATGTATGACAAGACCGTTCTTGATCCATCAGTAAGGACCAAAGACGCTAGTATATAAAAGCATATTACATCCATAAATATCTGAATAAAAATCACTTTCCCTTAACACTAATTAGTGATAATTCAAGCTGATTtgatctccaccatctcatttGTAAAACACACACCAGACATTTTCGTTGATTTTCAGCGATGTAGTATTTGTCGTTATTATACTGAGAAAGAATTATCGGAATCTCATATCAGATATCCGGACTCATATAATTTATGATAATTGCACTGACGATATGAACTTTCTTAGATAGTGGACAACGATTCATAAAGAATATAGTTAGCATATTGCATCACTTTGTGTTTCATTGTAAAAAGCCCTATTCATGCCATGAAATATCTTTACATGTAATTTTACTATCAGTGATGAGGTTATCGAAGTGTGAACTAAGATTTCTAAAGATAAAAAGAACGCGGGTGATATGGAGTTCGGTAAAAATTAACAGCCGTGGTAGTCACAATTCATACAAATATACAGAAGATAGACTAAGGTAAAGCATGAAATGGTGTTTAAATTTTTAACGACTGGATTCTAACCATCTTAATTGAGTCCTCCCAGTCACTAATTAGTTTTCCCAGAAACATTAAAAGGAGAACTGGTTAGTCTCCACAACCTAGTCAGTCAAACGCAACGTAGAACCTAGCACATTTACACCGGTTTAAGTTGCTGTACCCCGCTAGCACAGCTTAGACCAATGGTTAAAAGCGTCATGTACtgatgtcatacactgacccgATCATTACTAGTCTACTGATATAATTCTAAGATAGTGGTAGTTGTTTTCAGGTGTGTTGCCaggacgcgcaatgctgactagtgttgcggacggttggaagaaagttaggggcgaccaaaccaaaacgtggcatcagtgcttgaagtcactagcttctagtctgagccatgttggtagatgtaaactacttggttgtggtccacACAACTATCGTAACAAATGGTTAAAgattgggtgacatggctcagaatcgaccacagtGGCGTCGGTaagtacactctttgtcttccctcaaactGTGCGACTAAGgttgctttatacctttctttctaccaactaattctttcttctcgtactatatccttatacacaatctttcttttatacattaataccattgaactaactacttctatgaatttggtgttcatcttgttgtgttaatgaggtatggcaacttggatcgatgcatatatgtgcctggtcctacgctgtagctgactgactgttgcAGAATAGTGGATCGCCAGTAATATGACAAACCAGGTATATGGATATTTCACTAAAGGTAATGGTAATACTTACTCATGTtacagcccccaaatgccctggtatgaccgagagttgggtgggcccgccctctctcgaaatactctcacacggccgcgcgtatacagcctctgccagggaagtcctactcactgccttctcgtggcgggggtgttgtctacgagaTTGAGAGtacgaaaggcgaatgtccggcgctttaaccggattctaaaccaatagtgcacatgggcttcagtatcttgcgggaacaaatggcgtatgaaccaattttcggtcaccggctaccatgggactgcatctccttacgatgcttcactgccttgtggatcagaccttcaggtcgaaggctcggggtgtggccccctaagaaaaccacctgcttcggtctgggcactcgagcagcatcacagccctcacacaaatcgaatgatttatgtggcgcatatctacttggtgcctccttgtaccaatgtttatgtttaaatgaataaataataaaaatgttactGTAGCTAATTACAGATGACAGGAATTGACAGCATATTAATGTGGGGTTGCAAGTTTAAGACGTGTTTGGAGAGATGTGATATCTGATAGTCATCTGAATTAGACACTGGATAAGATAAATTGGTAAAGGTCCAAATGTTTGGAAACTAGGGAAAACTTCGACACGGAAATGCGATTTGATTACCATGCATACACTAGTGGGAGGCTATAGAGTACGCCTAAGTTGCATAGTGTTCCCTGTTTGCTTGGGTAGTGGCACATGGAGTGGGATTTAAACTAGTGCATAATCTAATAGACTTCACATCTACAAACCAGTGATACACCTGAAATCCTGACAAGCCGATATCTTGTTTCAATAAGTCTAACCAAGCTTTACAGTGCTGTCGACCGACACTGACTTTGTGAGACTACACATCAAGAGTGATTGCACTGGATTTCCCGTGACTTCATTGTTGAAAAACTTGGTAAATAGTGAGTACCAAAAGACATGATATGGTTGTTACGAAGACATTGGGGGTTACGCATATTGGTGATATTGCTGATAAAAAAAGCAGGAAATAAGTGACGCAAACAAAACTTTCGGTCTTACATGCTTGATTTCACTTCCCTGAATATGAAACTTGAACAAGACTATCACTGATAATACACCTAACTGTACTAAACATAAATTATCACACAAAACTTTGGAGCTAATGTGGTAATATAACACGTTAGGTGGCATAAGGCCTCAAGCAATCCAACAGCCGCAATGATCAGCGcgtaaaataactaaaatagTGGAACGCTCACCTGATCTGTTATATCATACACAATTATAATTCCTTGGGCACCGCGGTAGTATGAAGAAGTAATTGTTCGGAAACGTTCTTGACCAGCAGTATCCCAAATTTGGAGTTTCACAACCTTACCATTTAAATCAATGGTGCGTATTTTCTGAAAAGCGTCAGATTAATATGTACTTACAAAGTCAACACCGATAGTACTGATATACGTTTCATTAAATGTTTCATCCTAAATCAATTTTACAATCAATGGTCAAAAGAAAATTTACGGCAAATCTTAGCAACAAACATGATTTCCCCACTCCCGAATCACCGATCAGTAGTAGCTTAAGTAGATAATCACTAAAAAATAGAAAGAATTTAAATAAATGTGCCAAAAAAGTGGAAGAATTCCGTGGGTAATGTAAACATACTAATCTGGATTCATTTGGATGCACAAACGAACTTAATGTTACGCTGTCGCCGCCAACGAGCGCTTACGGGCAGGTTTCGGTTTCGGTGACATCCAACAaacaaatggttcaaatggttgtggacggaatagaagctttcgcttaacaggcttccgtgtctagtagcagaggatcaccaatacctccaggcagggaCCTAGGTATGTTtacgataaaagaggaaaaagaaattggtaaatcatagtaagatactatcctcagaccttaagaatagatcaggTTCCCTCTTAAAAGACTCCTGGGAATTCGCTCGGACTAGCTCGACAGTCGGTgagttccagcatttgacaactcttaaggagtagaagttgtgtctacagtcctgtagtgactcacatttatcacgaaaacacgactggtttaataaaaacaataattattataaccaactgtaccagtgtttgtttaaatgtgcttttgtttgactgtgctaatgacagctatattgtgcttccattcttattctcaccctttgattgtgacttcgcgcagattcggttacgttctgtaaccaagcttgtatcctggcacgatctcggtatcctttcgataccacgagatcgccagcaaatatatctcgacttggtccattaactgccttctgatatttgacttcTCGGGGAtcttatggatttatttggttacgttcaaccttcgccttctgatttacttggcacgtgtttcttggtagcggtgttcatagttaatctcgactcgacgccacgctacagtccgttctgctttCTACTTATGAATGAGAAATTTTACCAATCTAATCAGTCAGTTGAAATAAATTCCAGACTCGCTTTCGGAACTGTTGGGTCACTTCATGATAGTTGGGAGAAATGTTCAGCAGACTTTTGAGTGAAGCATTGGGCTTTTTAACGTCAGTAATAGCAATCATGAAAGTAGAGAGAACATGAATACAGGATATTTGGTCAAACTTCGTAGTACATAAGGGTGATATAAATGCGATTATGATGTATATTATTGTTTGTGTTCCTTACGTCATTCTCTCTAATAGCCTACTCCCAAGTAATTAGCAGTTCTGAATTTTTACCCAGCAACGAGTGTTTCTCGCCACTCGAAAGGCTTTTCTGCAGCTTTTAACGACAGAAATTTCAGGTTCCTCCAGCGCTCACATAATTATCTGACAATAAGCCCGGTCAAATATCACTGTGCCTTAGTCAAATCCTTCTAAGGTCAGAATACTGAATATTGGACAGTTTACCTATCCTTTCTGTAATCTGAAGGAAACGAAGCGCACGGATCAAATGCTTACCACTGACAGGCGCGTGCGCCTATGATTCTGTCCCATACTTCTGTCAACTCTTAATGGTAATTTATTCTGTTGTCCGGTGAGAGCACTTATTCTAGCCAGCCGCTTGGTTGTCGTGGAAGCATAACCCCAGTTAAGTACTAAATGCGAAGTGTGGCATTGAGGCGATTCAGGAGGTTACACCATCAATATCCAACCTGCTAAAACTGATGGGCAAGTTAGTGCTTCCAGCTTATGTTGATTCAATCAATCCCGAAGGAACTAACTAGCCTAGGGCCCATGGTTTAGTGTATTCTTCATCTCTCAGTGCTTTGTTCTTAAAACTCGTTCCATATCATCTAGTTACATGATCTAGTAGTCTCACACTCGTCTTCCTCCGCCTCTAATCATAGTCATCCTTTTTTCTGATTAATATCATCATCTCTACTTATGTTATCGGGGATCTCTACTGAAAGAAGCGTCTTAGGTGCTTAATATCAATGTACTAAACCTGCATGTATAGTAAACTCAAATGCGGTTAGTGCGACTGCTCCTGAAGAATGAGTAgattcattttgttttcttaccAGAACTCTTTGAGCGCGTAGCAAGTAAAAACAGGCCTACCCCTGACCGTAAAACAGTGTCTGTCACAGTAAGGATATAGACCTGTCCTTAATAACGCACACTACATTCCCGTTTATTCAAAGTAATTAGCTCCTTTCAGAAACTTTGATGGAACAATGAGAAGACTGAGTTGATGAAAAATGTGATGGAGTAGCTCTATACACTCCGGAAAATTTGGCCACGAATATGTTAGTCTAGGAATTTCATATCCAAATCAATAAAAGTTAGTTAAACAGaggttcaaataaatataaagggATAACCCCAAAATGCCACACTAACTTAGGATATAAAAGGACTTAAAGACTGCAGAAACAAATCCAAGACAACGACCAGACGTTGATTCACACATAAAGTGGGTTTGAATTTGCAAACAGTTTAGGCTTCTAAAAATTTGGGAAGTCGTCTTTGAAAATTCTTACGCAATCACTTTAAAACTATATTACTGCTGATTCTGTGTCTCGTTTCAATGATGTGTTCTCTAATTGATGGTCATGGTTTCCTAACTCTCACGTTTATCTGGGCGCATGACATCAGCTAGTTCTGAAGCCACTTAGACATATGTTTTATAACCTAGAATGCAATGTCCGGTTGCTACTCCGCGTGCAACCGCATCATGTCAAGTCAATTATGGTTTATCGGATGTATTAGTCTACTAGCAGTAATATGTTAATTAAAGGCTATACCAATTGTAAAACCCGATAAAACCACCTACTAACACTGGTGATCTGCACAGCAAATGTCTCTACAACTGTGCAAACAGTGCTAAATCTGACAAACTAACTGGCACGCAAGTTCGCATTCATTTTTTGGTGGTTTGAACATGTTCTTTCAATCGGTCTCCTGACAGAGATATAACTGGAAATCGTCGTATGCTGATAGAATAATGTAAACAAAGCGAAAtgactttttattttaaattagtaGCATAACAATTATAGAACTCAGTCTATGGCTCTCCTAGGGTTACTCACAGTCCTTAGCAAGGATAAGGGAGGAGGTCTAAGTACGGGGTTAGCAAGCCCATTCCATAGAAAACAACTCTGCGAAAAACTCTAGCCGTAAAAATAATCTAGACCACCTAAACTCTGCCCAGGACGTCCAAAGATCTGCCTGCAAATGAGTTTGGACGTCCCATAGGGAAACCTAAGACTCTTCGGAAATCATGAGACCGTTGTCCTTTCAAACAACCACTGCAACAAGTAatgtaggtacatggaatgttcggacaACGTGAGAGACCAGGAGGACCAGTAGAATAGCCAGAGAAATGAGAGGATACAATTTGGTGGCCTTCGAAATAAAAGAAAACTCGTCTGACCCTAGCTGGATAAAATGATTAGCTTCGTAAGAGGTGTTGTTGTACTCTTgccacgaagaagaaaatgcatcacatacacaaggatTTACACTGATGCTGTTTAAAGAAGTACGAAAAGTACTTATATGGTGAAAATATCATGGGTCTAGTATCACCAACGCGTTCTTCAAAACTAACAAAGAGAGGATCACAACGAATGTTATTTAGTGCATTGCATTCATCGTTGAGATTTAAAACGAGGATAAAAATCGGTTATTATGGGAGACTGGCATCGATCTCAGAGAAGTGGCCAGGAAAGAACCTGACCATATTGACGAGAGACCTGAAAATCAGAATGGGGATGGACAACATcgggtatgaagatattatggggtGACATGGATTGACTAGGAGAAAGAATCAAAAATATTGAGAGGTTCGCAATTTCATGTGCCTTCAACGCAGTGATCAAAGTTGACAAAATATTCCCCACAAGCACATATACAAAGCTATGTGGGTTTTTATAGCTCACACTTCGCAAAACTATATCCACCATATTTCCATCACTAATATATGCAAACGGtaaatggaagacgtgagagaTCAGAGAGGGGCTGACATAGCTTCGGCTCACAACCAGGTGGTTGACAAGATAGAATTAAAACTAAAGAAACGCTGGGAATCCGGAAAAACAACGTTAAAGAAGCTCAGTATAcacttccttcgagatactgtaaAACTCAGCGAATTCAAGATCGCTCACTGCAACAGGTTCCAAACATCATAAGATCTCTCAAGGGAGGGAACTATCATgaagaacaactggaaagggatcaaagaaacaTGAACTTCAACGTGCCAGGAGTTGGCGTGCCCCAAGAAGCTCCATCAATAGGAATGGATCTCTCTCTATTATTGGATTCAAGAAACTCAGAGAATGTAGACAGCAATCAGCAACAGCCAAAAAAGAGCAGAGAACATCGAGGAACAAGCTTGGTGCATAGAAACAATAAGCGTAAGTATTTGGAAGATCTAGTGTTAATGTTAGAGAAAGCTTCAAGAATAAAATGTGAGACAACTTTATGACACAACAAGGAAACTTGCTGTAAAACATGGTAAACTAGAGCGATCAGTCGGGGAAAAGGAAGGCAACATAATCACAGTGGAACAGATAGATAGAACATATTGGGGATCTCTTTGAGTGAAAAACCTCATTAAACCTGTGACGAGTTAAGTTGGCTGAAAATGTAAAGTCACGTATTTATTTATCTCTTCATTTCACCTAAGCACCATATTGCCTGTTGTCCTATATTGAAAGTTGAAACGTTTGTAATTTTAATCTAAGACCCTGCGCTGCGACTGTTCCGTTCCACAATCCCAATAAACAGATACTGCAACCATCAGTCTAGCTTTTTGACACATAAATCGGAAGGTAATTTCTAGAACCAAAGTCTCGTAGACACTGTCGCAAAATCGCTACTGAATCTTAGAAATGGAAGCAAGTCATCACGGTGGGCCACAGTGAAGGTCACAAAAACCTAAATAATCCGAACAGATCTGTTGGTACCGCAAGAGGTTCAACTAGTGATGTTATCTGTTTTAGAGTGAGACCAGAGTTCTTTGCTGCAAGTAGGCTTTGCAATTATTGGTTCTCTTTCTGGTTATCTTCTAACGCTTCAGATTTACGTCGATTGTTGGGTTATgctcacttctatctgaaatgGAACATCTTAAGAAATGATGCAAATCAGGTCTAGAGTTGCTTAGACTAACAAATATTGAGGTAAACGCGTAACTGTATAGGCAAAAACGTCAATCTAAACATATTACTTGGTGCTTCTTGTTAgtatttgtagaattatggtctactatgatattagtactgctctaataatagacctaatcctaaatttgtagatttgtcatgatataactgcctaatctataagatcttacgtggaagtcacaccatcgactacaccaactcactgtatcgtatcaattaccaatacatgatgtagaacaaggttaggctagagaaagaacaatatatttaatatgaatagaagatataaggtaacattcagcagagaccacgcctgcatggccgagccatgccactcgatcaactccagtccattcagttcattcttcgcgccttctccattgttaggtacttctccgcgttaaatattgaatatctattttctgagtagtctcgtgttcacagctttgtggattgtgtggctattgtccaatgccactacatattcaccagaaaagagaaaaaacagaCTCCTAGTTGAAAAGGCTAGAAACCTTTCTGATACATCAGAAGTACCAAGTAAGGCACGGGACGAAATCCTGTATTCTACACATGTGCTTCCGATGTCGAAAAGAAGAAAATTTAAGAATAAACAGATTATAGATGGACCACTGAAATTAAGGATGGTAAATCTTGAATTTTGGCATGGAGTTCTCTTATCTAAGTGACCAAGTAGCCTTTTGGCACcttacactaatttataaccctctttTGACTCTTGTGAATAGGCTAGTTTTTACGAGGTCTCTCCAGAGTTGCACAAAGGTTAATCATAAATTACAGTCCCATCTTACCTAGACTTGTTTGTACTGTTATGCGAGTATGCACAACTGAGTAACAAAAAACAGGTTAGTAGTATGAATAAGGAATCATACTGATGGCAAAGACTGAAGAGTCGAAATGGTTTAAGATTATGTGGATCATCAAAATGTAGTGAGCGAAATAATGTTCTTGGACATCCGAATAAATTTCGGATTTTTGCGATATTTTCTGTCATAAGTATTCTTTCAAGTCATGAATGAGTTCCTCTATCCTACCGT
This window encodes:
- the RAB1A_1 gene encoding Ras- protein Rab-1A (EggNog:ENOG410V8S0~COG:U), which translates into the protein MNPDYDYLLKLLLIGDSGVGKSCLLLRFADETFNETYISTIGVDFKIRTIDLNGKVVKLQIWDTAGQERFRTITSSYYRGAQGIIIVYDITDQSTFANVQSWLHEISCYANSTVSRLLVGNKCDLANRRAVETSVAKEFADKNQMSFIETSAKDATNVENAFLKMAEKIQENATPVQNMLSSTVPVNSTQPVKKSGGCC